A window of the Parambassis ranga chromosome 17, fParRan2.1, whole genome shotgun sequence genome harbors these coding sequences:
- the LOC114450035 gene encoding tripartite motif-containing protein 16-like yields the protein MNHNSVCLEREAFCCSICLDLLKDTVTIPCGHSYCMNCIQSCWNREDEQRIHSCPQCRKTFTPKPVLTKSTMLADLAEELKKTGLQAAPADHCYAGPEDVACDFCTGRKLKAFKSCMQCLASYCEKHLQPHYDAATFKKHKLVEPSKNLQENICSRHDEVMKMFCRTDQQSVCYLCSVDEHKGHDTVSAAAERTERQRELQESLQQILQRVQDREGDVKLLQQEVEAISRSADKTVEDSEKIFTELIRLIQKRSSDVKQQVRSQQEAEVSRVKERQEELEQEITELKRKAAELEQLSHTEDHIHFLHNYRPLSALSESTHSSSINIRPLRYFEDVTAAVSELRDKLQDTLRQTWTNVSLTEVDVLLSEPEPQTRAGFLQYSCELTLDPNTAQRELKLSEGNRKVTRVTQQQPYFNHPDRFKGCQVLSRESLTGRSYWEVERRGGGVSVAVAYKSISRAGRGNECIFGRNDKSWTFDCFQNSYTFYHNKVLTEVSGPPSSRVGVYLDHRAGILSFYSVSETMTLLHRVQTTFTEPLYAGFMICYYGSSCELCSVK from the coding sequence ATGAACCACAACAGTGTTTGTCTGGAGCGGGAAGctttctgctgctccatctgtctggatctACTGAAGGATACGGTGACGAttccctgtggacacagctactgcatGAACTGTATTCAAAGCTGctggaacagagaggatgagcagagaatccacagctgccctcagtgCAGGAAGACTTTCACACCGAAGCCTGTCCTGACGAAAAGCACCATGTTAGCAGATTTAgcggaggagctgaagaagactggactccaagctgctcctgctgatcactgctatgctggacctgaagatgtggcctgtgatttCTGCACTGGAAGAAAACTGAAAGCCTTCAAATCCTGCATGCAGTGTTTGGCTTCATACTGTGagaaacacctgcagcctcaTTATGACGCAGCTACGTTCaagaaacacaagctggtggagccctccaagaacctccaggagaacatctgctctcgtcatgatgaggtgatgaagatgttctgccgcactgatcagcagtctgtctgttatctctgctctgtggatgaACATAAAGGCCACGACacagtctcagctgcagcagagaggactgagaggcagagagagctccAGGAGAGTCTgcaacaaatcctgcagagagtccaggacagagagggagatgtgaagctgctccaacaggaggtggaggccatcagtcgctctgctgataaaacagtggaggacagtgagaagatcttcactgagctgatccgtctgatccagaaaagaagctctgatgtgaagcagcaggtcagatcccagcaggaagctgaagtgAGTCGAGTCAAAGAgcgtcaggaggagctggagcaggagatcactgagctgaagaggaaagctgctgagctggagcagctctcacacacagaggaccacatCCACTTTCTACACAACTACCGCccactgtcagcactcagtgagtccacacactcatccagcatcaacatccgtcctctgaggtactttgaggatgtgacagcagctgtgtcagagctcagagacaaactacaggacactcTGAGACAGACGTGGACAAACGTCTCCCTGACTGAAGTGGATGTTTTACTGTCAGAACCAGAGCCACAGACCAGAGCTGGATTCTTACAGTATTCATGTGAACTCAcactggatccaaacacagcacagagagagctgaAACTATCAGAGGGGAACAGAAAAGTAACACGTGTGACACAACAACAGCCTTATTTTAATCATCCTGACAGATTCAAAGGGTGTCAGGTCCTGAGCAGAGAGAGTCTGACTGGACGTTCTTACtgggaggtggagaggagaggaggaggagtttctGTAGCAGTCGCATACAAGAGTAtcagcagagcagggagagggAATGAATGTATATTTGGGCGTAATGACAAATCTTGGACATTTGATTGTTTCCAAAACAGTTACACATTTTATCACAACAAAGTCCTCACTGAGGTCTCAGGTCCTCCGTCCTCCAGAGTAGGAGTGTACctg